In Haloarcula sp. H-GB4, a single genomic region encodes these proteins:
- a CDS encoding TrkA family potassium uptake protein: MRFVIVGAGRVGLRTARVLQESGHEVVLIERDENAVERARTAGFEVIAGDGAIEETLGNADLEAADALGALTGDLNDNFVACMIAKEHGCRTVMRIDEDYREEIYRRYASDVDEIIYPERLGAIAAKNALLGGNIRAVADIAQNLQLVEFTIQRQSPMEGYTLSELELPSDSRLMAHGKGEDPLAIPDPDETLEAGDRVVILADFGTLSDVRSIVVGESDPATALGGA, from the coding sequence ATGCGATTCGTTATCGTGGGTGCAGGCCGTGTCGGATTGCGGACGGCTCGCGTCCTGCAAGAGAGTGGCCACGAAGTTGTCCTCATCGAGCGCGATGAGAACGCAGTCGAGCGCGCGCGAACGGCTGGCTTCGAGGTGATTGCGGGCGACGGCGCTATCGAGGAGACACTCGGCAACGCCGACCTCGAAGCCGCCGACGCGCTCGGCGCGCTCACCGGCGACCTGAACGACAACTTCGTTGCCTGTATGATTGCCAAGGAACACGGCTGTCGAACCGTTATGCGCATCGACGAGGACTACCGCGAGGAAATCTACCGACGCTACGCCTCCGACGTTGACGAGATTATCTACCCCGAACGGCTGGGCGCTATCGCCGCCAAGAACGCGTTGCTGGGCGGGAACATCCGCGCAGTCGCCGATATCGCACAGAACCTCCAGCTCGTGGAGTTTACCATCCAGCGGCAATCGCCGATGGAGGGGTACACACTGTCGGAACTGGAGCTTCCGTCGGATTCCCGGCTGATGGCGCACGGGAAAGGTGAGGACCCACTCGCTATTCCCGACCCGGACGAAACGCTGGAAGCCGGTGACCGAGTCGTGATACTGGCCGACTTTGGGACGCTCTCCGATGTGCGTAGTATTGTTGTCGGTGAATCAGATCCCGCGACCGCGCTTGGAGGTGCCTGA
- a CDS encoding Lrp/AsnC family transcriptional regulator: protein MVIAYVMVKAHTGDADRLKTDIEAVDGVVEAHIVAGDVDFIAKVNVETPAEVKDVAATHIQEIQGVETTQTYIAMD from the coding sequence ATGGTCATTGCCTACGTGATGGTCAAAGCCCACACTGGTGACGCGGACCGTCTGAAGACTGATATCGAAGCTGTCGACGGCGTTGTCGAGGCCCACATCGTTGCTGGTGACGTCGACTTCATCGCAAAAGTGAACGTGGAGACGCCCGCCGAAGTCAAAGACGTCGCAGCGACACATATTCAGGAAATCCAGGGCGTCGAAACGACACAGACCTATATCGCGATGGACTGA
- a CDS encoding DUF5813 family protein, giving the protein MTDMPDDVAEAFDQHDALVSAGDSYAVETTNFDGRVTASEGEEWRTNYEVTVKAPSLQAATSDEVGDAVVDGWLETLERRLEDAPKATRTAVELDDYSVVEDGEQVVVTFEYTMGGERQAADVAKTFVEYVEGTYVEGVIPGYDYVGVVADLLNSASTGGSEGSRGGTPL; this is encoded by the coding sequence ATGACTGATATGCCAGATGATGTTGCCGAAGCGTTCGACCAACACGATGCGCTCGTCTCGGCCGGGGATAGCTACGCTGTCGAGACGACAAACTTCGATGGCCGCGTGACCGCGTCTGAGGGCGAAGAGTGGCGGACGAACTACGAGGTGACGGTCAAAGCGCCGTCGCTACAGGCCGCGACAAGCGACGAGGTCGGGGACGCAGTCGTTGACGGCTGGCTTGAGACGCTGGAGCGACGGCTGGAGGACGCGCCGAAAGCGACCCGAACCGCCGTCGAACTGGACGATTACAGCGTCGTCGAGGACGGCGAGCAGGTCGTGGTCACGTTCGAATACACAATGGGTGGCGAACGGCAGGCCGCCGACGTCGCCAAAACCTTCGTCGAGTACGTCGAGGGGACGTACGTGGAGGGCGTCATTCCCGGCTACGACTACGTCGGCGTCGTAGCTGACCTGCTCAATTCGGCGAGTACCGGCGGGAGCGAGGGGTCCCGCGGCGGGACACCGCTGTAG